Within Dehalococcoidia bacterium, the genomic segment CTCCACACAGAACTGTTTGTTCTCCAAATAAGTCAGTTTCGGTTTCTTCCTTAAACGTAGTTTCAACGATTCCTGCTCGCATAGAACCAATCCCTGCTCCGTAAGAAAGAGCATTATCTAGCGCATTCCCTGAAGCATCTTGGTGAATAGCAACTAATGAAGGTACGCCTTGTCCATCAACAAAAACTTCACGGACACGGTGCCCTGGAGCTTTGGGAGCAATCATCGATACATCTACGTTTTCCGGTGGTGTAATCTCACCAAAATGAATATTAAATCCATGCGCAAACATTAATGTTTTTGTACTGTCTAAATTAGGTTCAATCGAGTCTTTATAAACTGAACCTTGGACCGTGTCAGGCACAAGCACCATAATCACATCAGACGCTTTAGTTACTTCCGCCGGCGAGCTCACTTTCAGGCCTTCAGCCTCAGCCTTAGCACGGCTAGCGCTACCCTCGTGAAGCCCTACCATCACATCTACTCCACTGTCTCTCAAATTAAGAGCATGGGCGTGCCCTTGACTCCCGTAACCAATGATCCCAACTTTCTTATTCGTAATCAAACTAGGGTCTGCGTCTTTTTCGTAATAAATCTTTGCCATTTTTACATTCTCCCCATCAATAAATCTTTTTCTAATTCAAGGCACAACATCAGCATCAGGAGCACTATGATCAACCATATTAGAAGTTTTCTTAAGCCCCGTAGTGGCTGCACCTCTTGTCATCGCAATTCTTCCTGTTCGCATAGTTTCACGTACACCAAAAGGCTTCAGTGAATTAAGAAGTAAATCGACTTTACCATCATCTCCAGTAACTTCAATAATCAAAGAATCTTTATCAATATCTACGATATTAGCCCTATACGATTCGGCTATTTTAATAATTTCCGCACTGTTACTGCTATCCGATTTAACTTTAATAAACGCTAACTCGCGAACAATTATGCTATCTTCTGAAAGGTCACTAACGCGTATAACGTCAATAAGTTTGTATAGTTGCTTTGTTACTTGCTCAACCACCCATTCATCGCCCTCTACTACAAAGGTCATCCTTGAGAGTCCTTCCGACTCACTACGGCCTACCGACAGATTAGAAATATTAAAACCTCGACGTGAAAATAAGCCTGCAACACGTGCAAGAACACCAGGTTTATCCGCAACCAAAGCTGAAATAGTATGCCTTTGTGTATTTCCTGATAAATCCATCATATTATTGCTCACCCTTTACAGATGAAAGATCTATCATTTCTAAAACACTCTCCCCAGCAGGCACATGAGGATAAACATTTTCCTCAGCATTCACATGAAAATCGAGAATTGCAGGGCCTTCAAATGACATAGCTTCTCGTAAAGCGGGGATTACCTCTGACTGATTTTCAATTTTTTTAGCCCAAATACCATACGCTTCAGCCAATTTAACGAAATTAGGATTACCTGAGTAACTGGAAGCCACTCGGAGCCCTCCATAAAAAAGGTCCTGTAATTGCCTCACTAGTCCCAAATTATTGTTGTTTAGGATCGCAAATTTTACGGAAATATTATTCTCAACAATTGTCGCTAGTTCAGACATCGTCATTTGGAATCCACCGTCTCCCGCGATACTCCAGACTTGACGATCAGGCTTAGCCAAGGCGGCCCCCATAGCACCGGGAACTTCGAATCCCATAGTGCCTAGACCTCCGGAAGTTATCCACGAATTGGGCTGGTTGAACGCATAATGCTGAGCAGCCCACATTTGATGCTGGCCAACCCCAGTGACAACAATAGCGTCTCCTGAGGTTAT encodes:
- the ilvN gene encoding acetolactate synthase small subunit; amino-acid sequence: MMDLSGNTQRHTISALVADKPGVLARVAGLFSRRGFNISNLSVGRSESEGLSRMTFVVEGDEWVVEQVTKQLYKLIDVIRVSDLSEDSIIVRELAFIKVKSDSSNSAEIIKIAESYRANIVDIDKDSLIIEVTGDDGKVDLLLNSLKPFGVRETMRTGRIAMTRGAATTGLKKTSNMVDHSAPDADVVP
- the ilvC gene encoding ketol-acid reductoisomerase produces the protein MAKIYYEKDADPSLITNKKVGIIGYGSQGHAHALNLRDSGVDVMVGLHEGSASRAKAEAEGLKVSSPAEVTKASDVIMVLVPDTVQGSVYKDSIEPNLDSTKTLMFAHGFNIHFGEITPPENVDVSMIAPKAPGHRVREVFVDGQGVPSLVAIHQDASGNALDNALSYGAGIGSMRAGIVETTFKEETETDLFGEQTVLCGGVTSLVTNAFEVLVEAGYQPEIAYFEVMHELKLIVDLLYEGGMKYMRYSVSETAEYGDYSRGPRVVDEHARVAMKQVLNEIQDGTFAKEWIAENHEGQPRFQAMRQAAETHEIEDVGAQLRGMMSFLGKK